From the Triticum urartu cultivar G1812 chromosome 4, Tu2.1, whole genome shotgun sequence genome, the window GTTTATAGTAAGTAAACTATGAGAGGATCATGCCTATAAATTTCCTTGCATCCAACTATCCAAGATCATTACCCTTGTACAAACATTTTGTGCAAACATGTGTGTAAAAAATGTGTACTACGGATTTGTAGACCTCTTTAATGTGGAATAATCAATGAAATATTGTCAAATGGTGAAATGTTCCTTTGTTAGAGCAAAAGAAAAATCTTTTGATGAACTGTGTTCACTATAGTGTGAAGCAGTATAATTATAATTCCGAACATATTTTAGTTTGCTATACTGtacattttaatttgatggtccAGGTAAACCTTTGATTGAGTTGGTTCTTTTTCTGCAGTGCAGATGGATAGACGTTGGATTCATGGTACATTGTTTTCCCGTGAGTACATCGAAGGTGTCAAAGAATTTATGAAATTCATTCAAGAGAAATTCAGTGAGGATGATAAAATACTCTGCCCATGTAGAAAATGCCTTAATCATAACTACTAGCATCAGACCGTTGCGAACACGCACATACTGACATATGGCATGGAAAGTACATATACTCGCTGGATATATCATGGAGAAGACTTTGATGTAGATGTTATTGAACATCCTGTTGATGTGCATGACACTGAGGATGGTGACAATGGCGCTGACCGGTTTGAAGAGATGTTTGAAGACCTACGCACAGCAGTAGAACAAGCTCAGAGTGAAACTGAAAATCAAGATGCTAACAATGGTGGAAACCCTTCTGAGAATGAGTCTTTTTTGAAGAATGTGATGAAGGAGGCAAAATGACAGCTTTATCATGGTTGTACCAAGTTTTCAAGGTTCTCCTTTGTGGTAAAGCTTCTTCACTTGAAGTCATACCATAGGATCCCGAATAGTGCATTTACTGAAATTTTAAAGCTATTAGCCGAAGCATTCCCTGAACCCAATACACTCCCAAAATCGTATAAGGAAGCAAAGAATCTTCTAAAGGAATTAGGCCTTGGGTATGAGTCTATACATGTGTGCTTGAATAATTGCATTATGTTCAGAAAGCAATATGCCAATCATGACAACTGCCCAGTTTGTGGACTATCAAGGTGGAAAGACCCTGCTAGAAAGAAGATTCCACAGAAAGTGTTGAGGCATTTTCCATTGGTGCCTAGGCTAAAGAGGATGTTTCTTTCCAAAAAAGGTGCAGAAGAAGCACAATGGCATGAGCTAAAGAGGCAGCCCAATGAGAAGGAACTGAGTCATCCAAAAGACGGTGATGCATGGAAAGATTTTGATGAAAAGGCCTGGAAAGGATCACTCGACGCCGACAGGGCAAACTATCGCTTGTCATTCCAGAAGGGAGGATAAGGCCAGAGGCACCTCTTCTTGCTGCAAAGTTTGCAACTGAATGCAACGTCACAGTCAGACACCATATGCCTGTGTTTAAGCGCTGGAAGGATTACAAGGACCCAGATGGACATGTCCGAGATGGGCTCTTCAGGAACTTTGTAGGCAAAGTTGGTGTAAGTACATAGTCCAGGCCTTTCTCCCTCTAATGGCTATCAACCTGTCAATTTTGTGCTATTGTGTTAATTATGTGCAATCATGATACTTACACATGTTTTTTCATCGGACTAGAACAAGTTTCAGATGGACGTAGATGTTGTGCCAGTTAGGAAGGCTTGTACTGAAATGCTGAAACGTGCGACTCGCCAACAACGATATAGGCTCAAGAAAGAGTTTTTTGACCCTCACCCACTCCATTTGGTGACGAGAACTTCTCCTGTCCCCTCGATGACTGATGAGCAGTGGAATGAGCTGGTGGAAAGCTGGAAGGATCCCAAAAAGATGGTATGTTTCTTCCTCCAGACCAATCTCTCGCCTTCTATATGCTAATCTAGAAAGTGTGCCTTACATGTAGTCGGTCTATTGATGTAGGGGATATGTGAAATTAACAAAAATAATCGAGCTCAAGTTAAGTTTCACCAAACTACTGGCGCGCGCAGCTATCCTGTGCATTGTGATAATCTGGTAAGTCAAACATGTGGCTCTAGATGTGTATTGTCATGAGAAATATTCATGACCATAGGTTCATGTAAACTATTGCGTCCATGTAGTAACTGTGTATGATGCTCCCTTGCCTTCATATTTTTTGTTTCCAGGGCGACAAATACAAAGATAAAGAACCCACTGCATTGGATTTGTTCAAGGAGTGTCACTACAGCAAGAAAAAGAAAAGCTACACTGATGTCGTGCAAGTTGCAATTGTAAGTCAGCTTTAAAAGACTACCAATCATCAATTTTTACCTTTCTGCATGGATAGAACTAATATTGTTTGAGTCACTTTACCTGATTGAAAACTGATAATCAAATGTCGGCGTATCTTAATTGAAAATGTTAACATGTTCACTTAACTATCTTGTAATAGTCTATCCTGTATGATTGTACCTTTTTTCAGacaactgatatgatttgaagcGATTGAAAAGCATCAGTTTTTGTTTTATGTGTGGCTAGATGAAATGACTTTCATAAAATCACATAATCACTTTGACATGTGCTTGATCAGCCACCTAAAATTATAGAGTTTTGTATTAATCTAATAATTGGCGTTGGCCAGATTCTTGGGCATTGCTTGGATTGCAGCCAATAATTTGGCGTGCCCATGCTCCATTCCGTTGTGTATTTCAATTTCTCGCCAATGAGCTGGCCAAGTTCAGGCGGCCAAAAcggtcgccaatattttggctcgCCCTCGCGTTCGCACGGCCAGCTTGGGTAGAATCCAAACATGCCCTGTATATTGCAATTTTGGCCATCCTCAATGTCTTATCTTTTAGTATATATATTGTCTTATCTTTTAGTATATATATTTTAGAGATTTACTTCCAGAAATAATTTGACTTAAACATTACTCACTTGTAGTTAATTCAGGAAATAGTCCACTTTGTTGTAGATGATAGTATATATGAATAACCTGAGTCACCTCCACACAGAAAAAAGATTAGTCTAACTGTTATCACAAATGTCTAGTTGTAAAGGATACATGATAGCTTTCCTTACAAAGACCGTATATGTAAGCTTGTTGCTGCCGTCTTCTCTACTTGTGCTTAAGCCGTCTTATAACCATGATTGTTGCTTGCATTGCTAGACTGAGATGGAAAACAAGGCCTCTCAACCTACAGAAGATGGTCAGGAATCAAACTCTGCAACCGAGGCTGTAGCTGAAGTGCTTGCTAAGCACactaagaagccaaggtttcttCAGCATGTGGGGATCCAGCATGTCCATGCGAGATCCAGTGCAGAAGTGCCAACGGAGAAGAGGGACAATGTCGAGCTTCGGGCACGTGTTGACACGTTGACCAAGATGTTGAAGGAGTTCGAAGAAGCAAGGATCAGGCAAGACGAGGAGCACGGGAATAGAGATGAGGAGAGCAGGAAGAAGCAAGCTGCGATGGATGCAAAACTAGACTTTTTGCTAAGTCAGTTGCAACCAAGATCGGCTCAAGGGTAAGTTGTTTGAGTCCAAGATCAGTGTCTTTCTCTACTTGATGCATGGAAGCCATGTGAATGTAATATACCGCTGGAACCAACCTTCTTATTTTGTAATGCTTTTGTTGTGCAAACTGCACACTATTGGAAGCAAACTTGTTGCATTTTGCTGCTCCATGTTCAGTGCATGTGGAGATGTAAGCCCAATGTTACTTGTGCTTTTTGATGTAGTGTCTTTTTTCTATCTTTGTGATTTTGTGCCTTTATCTTCTGATGTTAGTGGATCTTGATATGTAAGCTCAATGTTAGCACACATTGTGCGTAAAAACAAAAATGGGACGAGCCGGGTTGAATAAACACTAACAGGTCAGACGAAGTGGGCTTGGAAACGGACTTTGTGGTTAAACAAAAAACATGAGTGGCCTGTAATTTTGATGGGCTGATGTGAATATTGAACAAGTAGAAATGGGTCAGCCCAAAACAAACGGGCCAACCAGGCTACAGTAAAATGGGCTAATAGGCCTAGCCATACAAAAATAAATGGACCAGACCATATTGGGCCGAATGCTACATGGGCTTGCACGACGCCACGTCATACCCACGCTGGCGCCACGTCAGACACACATTGGCGCCACATGGGACTCATCTTACTACACGTCATGTAAATCCGTGACGGAACAGTCCGTGACAGAGGATCAGGCCTTGGGCAGGCCGAACGGGCCTAGGGGCAGATCGATGACGGAGAAAGACCGTCATGGATCATGACGGAAACCAAAATCCGTCAAGGATGGACGGGTTGGCAAATTATGACGCGATAAACATGACGGATTGTAGGATCGTCACGCGGAGCCATGCTTGACGGTTTTTGTCACGTCTGTGACGGACAATGACTGTCATAGATTAACAACTTTCTTgtagtgtgagtagtttactttagaccttcaggtccatagttattagctagatggcttcttctctctctttgaatctcaatacaaagttctcctcgatcttcttggagatctattcgatgtaactctttttgtggtctGTGTGTGtatcgagatccgatgaattgtgggtttatgatcaagtctatctacgaacaatatttgattcttctcttaaatcttttatgtatgattggttgtctttgcaagtctcttcgaattatcagtttggtttggcctactagattgatcttacttgcaatgggagaagtgcttagctttgggttcaatcttgcggtgcttgattgatgtctactacacaaccttcttcttgtagacgttgttgggcctccaagtgcagaggtttgtaggatagtagcaaatttccctcaagtggatgacctaaggtttatcaatccttgggagacgtaggatgaagatggtctctctc encodes:
- the LOC125554596 gene encoding uncharacterized protein LOC125554596; this encodes MHCSSQDACLWEGRRSIDIEIRMAESTVLTTTMQFARTVVKVFGAEYLREPTVEDTEKLLAIGEARGFPDMLGSVDCMHCSKTTTQKIPSTIAAAASAIDDCPGEGGLERITRRRQGKLSLVIPEGRIRPEAPLLAAKFATECNVTVRHHMPVFKRWKDYKDPDGHVRDGLFRNFVGKVGNKFQMDVDVVPVRKACTEMLKRATRQQRYRLKKEFFDPHPLHLVTRTSPVPSMTDEQWNELVESWKDPKKMGICEINKNNRAQVKFHQTTGARSYPVHCDNLGDKYKDKEPTALDLFKECHYSKKKKSYTDVVQVAITEMENKASQPTEDGQESNSATEAVAEVLAKHTKKPRFLQHVGIQHVHARSSAEVPTEKRDNVELRARVDTLTKMLKEFEEARIRQDEEHGNRDEESRKKQAAMDAKLDFLLSQLQPRSAQG